CCAGGAGGTGTTCTCGTGCGTGGCGCGCTGGATGTGCCCGTACTGCGTCTCGAAACGGGCGTGGTCCGCGTGCACGTCGAGCGGGAACGCGGCTTTGAGCAGCGTCTCCTGCTCGTGCCAATCGACCTCATTGAGGACGGTGATGACCTTGGAATCCGGGGCGATGCGCACGCGCTGGGTGATGTGCGACTTCCGGAATGAACGCTCAATGGACACGTGCGCCGCACCGTCAAAGATGGCAACCTCGAGCGAATCCAGCTCGCGGATGTCCGTCACGGTGTTCTTGTAGAACTCGTCAATGTCCCATGCGTCCCACATGTTCGGGAAATCCGCGTGCAGCTGGAGCAGGTTGGCGCCCTGCCCGGCCGGCACCAGCTCGCGGTTCGCTCCCACATCCAGGATGGAACTGATGACCCCGTCCGCGCCGAAGCGGACGCTGATGAGCCCGTTATGCACGACGACGTCTGCCCCGTCCCGCTGCACCGTCACTTCCGTGGTGGCCGGTTCCGGGACACCCGCACTCAGCGGTGCAATGCCGAGGCGCGGATAGGGGGAAGCGTTGAAATGGGCTATGTCGGTGGCTGGGGCATCCGGCAGCGGTGGTGCCAGCGCGAGCAGCGCCGTGCTGATGAGCTCAGCAAGGTCCTGCGCAATTTGGGCGTACTGTTCCGCGGCCTCGCGGTGCACCCAGGCGATGGAGGAGCCGGGCAGGATGTCGTGGAACTGGTTGAGCAGCACGAGCTTCCAGATTCGGTCGAGCTCGTCATAGGGGTAATCGATGAGCCCACGCGCGGCAGCAGTGGCGCTCCATAGTTCCGCTTCGCGGAGCAGGTGTTCGCTGCGGCGGTTGCCCTGCTTCGTCAGCGCCTGCGAGGTGTACGTGCCGCGGTGCAGCTCAAGGTACAACTCCCCCTTCCATACCGGAGCGTTGGGATACTCGGCCTCGGCCGCGGTGAAGAACTCTGAAGGGGAGGCGATGGTGACCTGCGGGGAGCCTTCCAAATCGCTGGTGCGCTTTGCCCGGGCGAGCATTTCGCGCGTGGGTCCGCCGCCGCCGTCGCCCCAGCCAAAGGGCACCAGCGAATTCTTCGCCGCGCCCTTGTCCCGGAAGTTGCTCACGGCGTGCGCCAGCTCCTGCCCGGAGAGTTGGGAGTTGTACGTGTCGACGGGTGGGAAGTGCGTGAACACGCGGGTGCCGTCGATCCCCTCCCAATTAAAGGTGTGGTGTGGGAACTTGTTGACGGTGTTCCAGGAGATCTTCTGCGTCAGGAACCACTTGGCGCCGGCCTGCTTCACGATCTGGGGCAGCGCGGCGGAATAGCCGAAGGAGTCCGGCAGCCACACCTCCTGGCATTCGATGCCGAAGTTCTCCCTGAAAAACCGCTGGCCGTACGTGAATTGGCGGGCCATGGCCTCCGAGCCCACCATGTTGGTGTCGGACTCGACCCACATGCCGCCCACCGGGATGAGCCGGCCCTCCGCCACGGCCTCCTTGACCTTCGCGAACACCTCCGGCCGCTGCTCCTTCAACCATTCATACTGCTGGGCGGAGGACATGGCGAACTGAAACTCCGGGTTCTCCTTTAGTAAATTGACCACGCTCGACGTCGTCCGGGCCACCTTGCGCACGGTCTCGCGCACAGGCCACAGCCAGGCCGAGTCGATGTGTGCGTGCCCAATGGCCGTGATTTGGTGGGCGCTGGCATTGGCTGGCTGCGCCAGGACGTCGGCCAGCTGCGCACGCGCTACAGACGCCGTGCCCGGTATGTCGGTGAGGGACACGGCGTCGAGCGCACGTTCCAGCGCATACAGGATGTCCCAGCGGCGCGGATTGCCCAGGTCCAGCTCATTTTGCAGCTGGTCCAGAACCTCGAAGTCTTGCACCAGCTCCCAGACCTCGGTGTTGAAGATGTTGATGTCAGCCCGGGCCATCGTATAGCGCGGGGCATCCCCGGCCGTGAACTTTTCGCCCAGTTGGGTGGGAACAAAGGGGTTGTCGGTGAATACGAAGGGGTTGGCGGCCGCCTCAACATAGAGGTCGATGGACTCCCCGCCCTGGGCGGTGCTGCCGGAGTCAGTGCCAGCCATCGGCACCCAGGTGTTCAGCGGGTTCAACGCCTTCACAGTGGTGCCGTCCGGGCGGTAGACGAGGCCCTCGGCTTGGAATCCCGGCCAGGACTGGCTGAATCCCAGATCCACCACGAGCTCCACCTTGTGCCCGCGCGCTTCCGGCGGAACGGTGCCGGTGAGATGGATCCAGCTGGTGCCCCACGCAGGTCCCCACTGCTGGCCCACGGAGAACGGCTCGTAGCGGACGCGGGCGGCAGCCGCAGCGGACCCGGCCGAAGCGGCAGGAACGGTGCCGGCGGAAGGCGGCAGGCCGGCGTCGTCCGTCCCCAGTGAAGGCAGGGCGACCGACGGGTCCACGGGCTCGCCCTGCCCTCCCTCCACATGCCAGGCCGTCAGCTCCAGCGGGGCAAGTGGGGTGTGGATGGCGGGGATGATCCGCTCCACAAGCACCCGTTTGAGCCGGTTTTGGATGAGCCCGTGTTTGTCGTGCATGTGCGATGACCTTCCCGTGGCGGACGGTGGAATGCATTGAACATTCAGTCTAGTGGGGCAGCTTACGCGGGGGTCATAAGCGGGGAGGTTCCGAGCCATGAAGGGCGAAAATTGCTGGCGCTGTTGCTGCGGGCGCCGTTCGAACTGGCGATTACCGGGTGCTGAATCGAATCGATGACGGCCGGCTGGTCATCGTCGTGGTCCAGGCAGGGCATCGCCGTGAAATGTACCGGGCCCTTGAACCGGCTGTCGCCACTTAATCAACGCACAGTTGCCCCCTTTTGCTCCTAGAGTGGAGCCATGACTTCATCTGCACAGTTGCCGGGCGCCGGCGCATCCCAGGGCCTTGCCGCCGAAAAGTTCGCCCCCGTCAGGGACCTCTTTGACTCCATGCTCGACGCCGACCCCTCCTACAGCGCGCAGCTCGCCGTGTATGCGGGTGGAGAGAAGGTGATCGACCTGGTGGGTGGTCCGAACTCCTCTGCAGATTCGGTGACGGGCGTGTTCTCCTGCTCCAAGGGCGTTGCCGCGCTGGCGTTCAGCCTGCTGGTGCAGGACGGGCTGGTGGACCTGGATGCCACTGTTGTAACGTACTGGCCCGAATTCGCGCAGAACGGCAAGGGTGGCGTGACGGTTTGCCAGCTGCTTTCCCACCAAGCCGGACTGGTGGGTGTGCAGGGCGGCTTTGCCATGGAGGAATACAACGACCTGCCCGCCGTTGCAGACCGGCTGGCCGGGTTGGCGCCGATGTGGCGCCCCGGCAGCGGCACCTTCGGCTACCACGCACTGACCATGGGCGTCTTCCTGGAGGAATTGTGCCGCCGGGTCACGGGCGAACGTCTGCAGGACGTGTACAACCGCCGCATTCGTGTGCCCTTTGCTGCCAGCATGTATCTGGGCCTGCCCGAATCCGAGGACCACCGCTACCGCCCCGTGCTCTTCGACGAGGCGCCGGCACCGGCCTTTTTTGACCCGCATTCCATCGCGGGCGTGTCCGGCAATGTCCAGGCCGGAGAACTCCTCGGCATGCCCAACCTCCGCAGCGTCCGGGGCGAAGGCAGCACCAGCGGGGCCGGTGTGGGGTCGGCCGACGGCCTGGCCCGCGTATATGCCGGCGCCATCACCGGCATCGACGGGCTGCCCGCCTACCTGACCCAAGAGACCATCGCGCTCATGACCGAGGAGCAGGTGTGGGGCGTGGACCGGGTCTTCGCCGACACCAGTGCCTTCGCCATCACGTTCATGAAGTCCCATCCGCGCATGGACTTCGGCAGCGCACAGGCGTTCGGGCACGAAGGCGCCAATGCCGCCATGGGCTACGCCGATCCGCTGTACGGGATTGGCTTTGGCTACGTCCCGGCCAAGAACGAGGAGGGCAGCACCGCCGGCCGCGCCCTCCAGCTCAGCGCCGCCGTGCGGAAGGTACTGCTCGCACCCTGACACGCGTCTGAGTTGAAAAATGCGCCCGTGATGCCGCCGAGATATCAGTGGCTATAAGCAATATCGGCGGCATTTTTGCCGTGGCTGCCAGATGCCATGATTACTGCTTCCTGTCATTGCAGGCACGTCACTTCAGGTCGTTGAGGGCTTCCGGCACGGCCCGGTGGAACGTGGGGTACGCATAAATCATGGTTTTCAGCGTGGCGATGGGAATGCGCGCATGCACGGCCAGTGCCAGCATGGACAGCACCTCGCCGCCCATCGGGCCCACGGACGTGGCGCCCACCAAGACGCCCGATTTGGTGTCTTCAATGACCTTGATGAAGCCCTGGTTGCCGGACTTGTGGATCCAGCCGCGAGTGGAATCGCCCAAATCCGTGTAGCCCACCTTGATGGACAATCCAGCCTCACGGGCCTGCTTTTCGGTGAGGCCGACGACGCCGATCTCCGGATCCGTGAACGTCACCCGCGGCACCGCATGGTTCTCCGCGCTGCCCCGGTCCGGCTGCCCGGAATGCCGGGCCAGAATGTGCCCGGCCACAATGTTTCCCTGGTGCATGGACATGTGGGTGAACGCGCCGGCACCCGCGGCGTCGCCAACCAGGTACAGGCCGTCGGCCAGCTGCATGTGCCCGTCCACCGCAGGGGCGGCCTTCCCGTCCAAGGCGATGCCCGTGGCCGCCAGGTTCAGGGGAGCCAACTGCGGTGTGCGGCCCGTGGCCACGAGGAACTGTTCGGCCGAGAGCTGCGAGGCGGCTGCCCCTGCACCGGCCCCGGAACCCGCCAGTTTCACCCGGAACCGTCCGCGTGAATGCACCACGGAGGTGACGTCCCTGTTGCGCAGGATCTTGATCCCCTCATCACGGAACACCTTTTCCAGCAGCTCAGCGGCCTCCGGCTCCTCCCTCGAGAGCAGCCGGGAACCGCGCAGCACCATGGTCACCTTGGTGCCGAAGCGGGTGAACGCCTGGGCCAGCTCCACCGCGATGGGGCCGCCGCCCCACACGACCAGGGATTTCGGCGCCGTCTCAGCCTGCATGGCGTCCCGGTTGGTCCAAAACGGCGTGCCCGCAAGCCCCGGCACCTCCGGTACCGCAGGGTTGGTGCCCGGATTGAGCACCACGGCGAGACGTGCACGGAAGGTGAGTTCCCCGCCGTCGGGCATGGAAACGGCGACCTCGCGGGGACCGGTGAGCCTGCCCGTGCCACGGACCAGCCGCCCGCCCTTGCCGGTGAAACGGTCTGCGGCAACGGTGTCGTCCCAATTGTCGGTGGCCTCCGTGCGGATGCGGCTGGCCACCGTGGTGAAGTCGGGCGTGACGTCCACGGAGCCGGATAGTTCCGGAATGCGCAGCGCCTCGGCCACCACATTGCCGGCGCGGATCATCATTTTCGAGGGAATGCAGCCGTAATACGGGCACTCGCCGCCCACGAGCCGGGCCTCAACACCCACAACGGACAGGCCCGCAGCCGCCAATTCACCGGCCACCGACTCTCCGCCCGGCCCCATGCCGAGCACCACAACATCAACTGATTCCGGCTTGTTCGCGGCGGCCATGGAAAGCTCCTTACTTAGTTACGTGCTACTTTGCAATGCCCTGGTCCTTGAGCCAGGTCGTTGCTGCGGCCTTGGGATCCATCTTCTGCTCGCCCTCAACCTTGTCCCGCAGGGAGATCAGGTCCTCGGTGGTCAATTGTGCGGAGACGTTGTTCAGCGCGGTCTTGGCGGCATCGTTGATGCGGTCGGTTTTGACCAGCGGCAGCACCTGCTGGGCCAGCCAGTTGTGCAGGGGATCCTCCAGTACGACGAGCTTGTTCGCCGGGATTGCAGGGGAAGTTGTGAAGATGTCGGCCACCTGGATTTCATCGTTCAACAAGGCCTTGACGGTCAGTGGGCCGCCGCCGTCGCTGATGGGCGTGAATGCCTTGGGCACGCAGTTGTAGATCTTTTCCAGGCCGGGCAGGCCGTACGGGCGGGTCTGGAATTCCGGCGGGGCGCCAAGGGTCAACTGGTCGCAGACCTTGGCCAGGTCCTCAATGGTTTTCAGGTTCCCGTGCTTCGCAGCGGTCTCAGCCGTGACCACCAGCGCGTCCTTGTCCTCCGCCTTGGCGGCGTCCAAAACAGACAGGCCGTCGGGCAGCTTCGCCGGGAGCGCGGCCAGGATGCCGGCCGGATCGGTGACGGTGTTGGCGGCGTCCACGAAGCCCAAAAGGTTGCCGCTGTAGTCGGGGACCACGTCCACGGAGCCGTCCTGGATGGCCTTAATGTACACCTCGCGGGCGCCGATGTTCAGCTTGGTGCTGGCCTCGACGCCGGCCGCGTTCAGGGCGCCGGCATAAATCTCGGCGATGATGGCGTTCTCGGGAAAGTTGGCGGAGCCAACCACCACGGGGCCGCCGCTGCCGGACGCGCCGCCCCCGGCAGAGGACTCGGGCGCCAGTGGCGAGCCGCCGCACGCGCTCAGGGCCAGCGCCAGGGACAGTCCTGCAGCGGCGCCGAGGACGATACGGCGGGTGGGTACGGAATTCTGGCTCATGATTTTATCTCCTGTTGTTGCCGGATTGAATTCGTCACAGCTACTTCGGTGTCCGCGACGGGATGCTCTTGCGCGCCCTTGCCCTGGCGCAGTCCGGGGGACACCACGGCCCGCTGGAGCAGGGCCAACAGCCCGTCCAACACGATCGCCACCACGGCAATCACCACCGCACCGCCCAATACTTGACCGTAGTCCTGCACAGCCAATCCATCAATGATGAACCTGCCCAGGCCGCCCAAACTGATGAACGCCACCACGGCCACGGTCGAGACCACCTGCAGCACGGCCGAGCGCAGCCCGCCGAGCATGACCGGCAGCCCGTTGGGCACCTCCACACCGAACAGGATCTGCGGCTCCCGCATGCCCATGGCGCGCGCCGAATCGACCAGGTCGCGGTCCACAGCGGAAATGCCGGCGTACGTGCCTGTCAGGATGGGTGGAACGGCCAGCAACACCAGCGACCAGATGGCCGGCATGAGCGACAGCGTGGACGTGGCGATCAGTGCAAACAGCGTCATGATGCCCAGTGTTGGCAGGGCCCGCAGCATGCCCGCCATGGAAACCACGACGACGCGTCCCCGGCCCGTGTGCCCCACGTACAGCCCGATCGGGACGGCGATCGCGAGCGAAATGGCCAGGGTCAGGCCCGTATAGCCAAGATGCTCCACCACGCGGGTAGGGATGCCGGAGGAGCCCAGCCAGTTGGCGGGATCGGTCAGCCACTGCCAGCCCTGGCTGAACGGATCGGAGGCCGTGTATGTGGTGGCGGGGTATGTCCCGAGTGGCGCGATGGCGGCGGGGAAGCTCACTGGGGCACCGCCGTCGTGCTTGGGGAATTAGTGCTTGGGGAAACGGGGGAACCGGGCCTAAGTGAATCAGCGGAAATGGAGACCGTCTTGCCGCCGCGCAGCCACGGGGTCAGCAGCCGCTGCAGCACCACCAGCACCACGTCCATGAGCAGCGCGAGCACGAGCGTGCCCAGGATGCCCACAACAATTTCAGTGGGGAAATTCCGTTGCAGGCCGTCGGTGAAGAAGAAGCCCAGGCTGGGGATGCCCAGGAGCGAGCCGACCGTCACGAGCGAGATGTTGCTGACCGAAATTACGCGCAACCCGGCGAACAGGACAGGGATGG
This genomic interval from Arthrobacter sp. PAMC 25486 contains the following:
- a CDS encoding serine hydrolase domain-containing protein — protein: MTSSAQLPGAGASQGLAAEKFAPVRDLFDSMLDADPSYSAQLAVYAGGEKVIDLVGGPNSSADSVTGVFSCSKGVAALAFSLLVQDGLVDLDATVVTYWPEFAQNGKGGVTVCQLLSHQAGLVGVQGGFAMEEYNDLPAVADRLAGLAPMWRPGSGTFGYHALTMGVFLEELCRRVTGERLQDVYNRRIRVPFAASMYLGLPESEDHRYRPVLFDEAPAPAFFDPHSIAGVSGNVQAGELLGMPNLRSVRGEGSTSGAGVGSADGLARVYAGAITGIDGLPAYLTQETIALMTEEQVWGVDRVFADTSAFAITFMKSHPRMDFGSAQAFGHEGANAAMGYADPLYGIGFGYVPAKNEEGSTAGRALQLSAAVRKVLLAP
- a CDS encoding glycoside hydrolase family 38 C-terminal domain-containing protein, whose translation is MHDKHGLIQNRLKRVLVERIIPAIHTPLAPLELTAWHVEGGQGEPVDPSVALPSLGTDDAGLPPSAGTVPAASAGSAAAAARVRYEPFSVGQQWGPAWGTSWIHLTGTVPPEARGHKVELVVDLGFSQSWPGFQAEGLVYRPDGTTVKALNPLNTWVPMAGTDSGSTAQGGESIDLYVEAAANPFVFTDNPFVPTQLGEKFTAGDAPRYTMARADINIFNTEVWELVQDFEVLDQLQNELDLGNPRRWDILYALERALDAVSLTDIPGTASVARAQLADVLAQPANASAHQITAIGHAHIDSAWLWPVRETVRKVARTTSSVVNLLKENPEFQFAMSSAQQYEWLKEQRPEVFAKVKEAVAEGRLIPVGGMWVESDTNMVGSEAMARQFTYGQRFFRENFGIECQEVWLPDSFGYSAALPQIVKQAGAKWFLTQKISWNTVNKFPHHTFNWEGIDGTRVFTHFPPVDTYNSQLSGQELAHAVSNFRDKGAAKNSLVPFGWGDGGGGPTREMLARAKRTSDLEGSPQVTIASPSEFFTAAEAEYPNAPVWKGELYLELHRGTYTSQALTKQGNRRSEHLLREAELWSATAAARGLIDYPYDELDRIWKLVLLNQFHDILPGSSIAWVHREAAEQYAQIAQDLAELISTALLALAPPLPDAPATDIAHFNASPYPRLGIAPLSAGVPEPATTEVTVQRDGADVVVHNGLISVRFGADGVISSILDVGANRELVPAGQGANLLQLHADFPNMWDAWDIDEFYKNTVTDIRELDSLEVAIFDGAAHVSIERSFRKSHITQRVRIAPDSKVITVLNEVDWHEQETLLKAAFPLDVHADHARFETQYGHIQRATHENTSWDNARFEVCAHRWVHVGEPGFGAAVINDSTYGHDVSRHPGTNGSSFTTVRLSLLRGPRFPDPETDQGWHTFSYGLVVGADVADAVAAGYEINLLWRGVPGAAADVEPLVSTDSSGALIEAVKLADDRSGDVIVRLYEPLGARAKVRLSASFLVASVVENNLLEQPYDAASLTVGAADTTGVGGNPTMVLTLRPFQILTLRLQKAIK
- a CDS encoding NAD(P)/FAD-dependent oxidoreductase, with the translated sequence MAAANKPESVDVVVLGMGPGGESVAGELAAAGLSVVGVEARLVGGECPYYGCIPSKMMIRAGNVVAEALRIPELSGSVDVTPDFTTVASRIRTEATDNWDDTVAADRFTGKGGRLVRGTGRLTGPREVAVSMPDGGELTFRARLAVVLNPGTNPAVPEVPGLAGTPFWTNRDAMQAETAPKSLVVWGGGPIAVELAQAFTRFGTKVTMVLRGSRLLSREEPEAAELLEKVFRDEGIKILRNRDVTSVVHSRGRFRVKLAGSGAGAGAAASQLSAEQFLVATGRTPQLAPLNLAATGIALDGKAAPAVDGHMQLADGLYLVGDAAGAGAFTHMSMHQGNIVAGHILARHSGQPDRGSAENHAVPRVTFTDPEIGVVGLTEKQAREAGLSIKVGYTDLGDSTRGWIHKSGNQGFIKVIEDTKSGVLVGATSVGPMGGEVLSMLALAVHARIPIATLKTMIYAYPTFHRAVPEALNDLK
- a CDS encoding ABC transporter permease, which gives rise to MTDPANWLGSSGIPTRVVEHLGYTGLTLAISLAIAVPIGLYVGHTGRGRVVVVSMAGMLRALPTLGIMTLFALIATSTLSLMPAIWSLVLLAVPPILTGTYAGISAVDRDLVDSARAMGMREPQILFGVEVPNGLPVMLGGLRSAVLQVVSTVAVVAFISLGGLGRFIIDGLAVQDYGQVLGGAVVIAVVAIVLDGLLALLQRAVVSPGLRQGKGAQEHPVADTEVAVTNSIRQQQEIKS
- a CDS encoding ABC transporter substrate-binding protein, with protein sequence MSQNSVPTRRIVLGAAAGLSLALALSACGGSPLAPESSAGGGASGSGGPVVVGSANFPENAIIAEIYAGALNAAGVEASTKLNIGAREVYIKAIQDGSVDVVPDYSGNLLGFVDAANTVTDPAGILAALPAKLPDGLSVLDAAKAEDKDALVVTAETAAKHGNLKTIEDLAKVCDQLTLGAPPEFQTRPYGLPGLEKIYNCVPKAFTPISDGGGPLTVKALLNDEIQVADIFTTSPAIPANKLVVLEDPLHNWLAQQVLPLVKTDRINDAAKTALNNVSAQLTTEDLISLRDKVEGEQKMDPKAAATTWLKDQGIAK